A window from Citrus sinensis cultivar Valencia sweet orange chromosome 3, DVS_A1.0, whole genome shotgun sequence encodes these proteins:
- the LOC102628911 gene encoding nucleolar protein 56-like isoform X2, translating to MALYLLYETASGYSLFLAHGLDQIGQNTEAVRSSISDMNRFGKVVQLTAFHPFESALDALNQCNSVSEGLMTNELRNFLELNLPKVKEGKKAKFSLGVSEPKIGSHIFEETKIPCQSNEFVLELLRGVRLHFDRFIKDLKPGDLEKAQLGLGHSYSRAKVKFNVNRVDNMVIQAIFLLDTLDKDINSFSMRVREWYSWHFPELVKIVNDNYLYARVVKLIEDKSKLTDDMVPALTDILGDEDKAKEIVEAGKASMGQDLSAVDLVNVQMFAQRVMDLSEYRKKLYEYLVTKMNDIAPNLASLIGEVVGARLISHAGSLTNLAKCPSSTLQILGAEKALFRALKTRGNTPKYGLIFHSSFIGRASARNKGRMARYLANKCSIASRIDCFAEKNTTIFGEKLREQVEERLDFYDKGVAPRKNIDVMKAAIESTENNDTEMKEAATDTSGKKSKKKKSKSEIAVDGEPMSADKVAATNGDASEEPKSEKRKKKKDKRKLDEEPAEDLNGVSGVDAHEDGTAKKKKKQKKTAEDNDEDVQAKSEKKKKKKSKSEDGDE from the exons ATGGCTCTGTATTTGTTGTACGAGACGGCTTCTGGTTACTCTCTGTTTTTGGCTCATGGTCTCGACCAAATCGGGCAAAACACTGAGGCTGTTCGAAGCTCCATTTCCGATATGAACCGCTTCGGTAAAGTCGTTCAGCTCACGGCCTTTCACCCATTCGAGTCCGCTCTCGATGCTCTTAATCAGTGCAACTCTGTTTCTGAAG GGCTTATGACCAATGAATTGAGGAACTTTTTGGAGCTTAATCTCCCAAAAGTTAAGGAAGGAAAGAAGGCAAAATTTAGTTTGGGAGTATCCGAGCCTAAGATTGGGTCCCATATATTTGAGGAGACTAAGATTCCTTGTCAAAGCAATGAGTTTGTTCTTGAACTTCTTCGTGGTGTGCGTCTGCATTTTGATAGGTTCATTAAGGACTTAAAG CCTGGTGACTTAGAAAAAGCTCAGCTTGGTTTGGGGCACAGTTACAGCAGAGCAAAGGTGAAATTCAATGTCAACCGAGTTGACAATATGGTTATTCAAGCAATTTTTCTTCTGGATACTCTTGACAAGGATatcaattccttctccatGCGTGTGAG GGAGTGGTACTCATGGCATTTCCCTGAATTAGTCAAGATTGTCAATGACAACTATCTCTATGCCCGAGTTGTAAAACTTATAGAGGACAAGTCAAAGTTGACTGATGACATGGTCCCGGCTTTAACAGACATACTTGGGGATGAAGACAAGGCCAAGGAGATTGTGGAGGCTGGCAAAGCATCAATGG GACAGGATTTGTCTGCAGTTGACTTAGTTAATGTCCAGATGTTTGCTCAAAGGGTGATGGACCTCTCTGAGTACAGGAAGAAACTTTATGAGTATCTGGTTACTAAAATGAATGATATTGCACCCAATTTGGCCTCCTTGATTGGTGAAGTTGTTGGGGCTCGGTTGATTTCTCATGCTGGTAGTCTCACAAATCTGGCTAAGTGTCCATCTTCTACCCTTCAGATCCTTGGTGCTGAGAAAGCACTCTTCAG agCATTAAAAACTCGAGGAAACACACCAAAGTATGGTCTGATTTTCCACTCATCTTTCATTGGTCGAGCTTCTGCCCGGAACAAGGGCCGTATGGCTCGATACCTTGCAAACAAGTGTTCTATTGCATCTCGCATTGACTGTTTTGCAG AAAAAAACACTACCATTTTTGGGGAGAAACTTCGTGAACAAGTTGAAGAGCGGCTGGACTTTTACGATAAGGGAGTTGCACCTCGTAAAAACATTGATGTGATGAAAGCTGCAATTGAAAGCACTGAAAACAATG ATACAGAGATGAAAGAAGCAGCAACAGATACTTCGGGaaagaaaagcaagaaaaagaaatcgaAATCTGAGATTGCGGTGGATGGTGAACCTATGTCTGCGGATAAAGTTGCTGCTACAAATGGAGATGCTTCAGAGGAACCTAAATCCgagaaaaggaagaaaaagaaggataAGCGAAAATTAGATGAGGAGCCAGCAGAGGATTTGAATGGAGTCAGTGGTGTTGATGCTCATGAAGATGGAACAgccaagaagaagaagaagcagaagAAGACGGCCGAGGATAACGACGAGGATGTGCAAGCCAAAAgcgagaagaaaaagaaaaagaagtcaaAAAGCGAAGATGGTGACGAGTAA
- the LOC102628911 gene encoding nucleolar protein 56-like isoform X1, with amino-acid sequence MALYLLYETASGYSLFLAHGLDQIGQNTEAVRSSISDMNRFGKVVQLTAFHPFESALDALNQCNSVSEGLMTNELRNFLELNLPKVKEGKKAKFSLGVSEPKIGSHIFEETKIPCQSNEFVLELLRGVRLHFDRFIKDLKPGDLEKAQLGLGHSYSRAKVKFNVNRVDNMVIQAIFLLDTLDKDINSFSMRVREWYSWHFPELVKIVNDNYLYARVVKLIEDKSKLTDDMVPALTDILGDEDKAKEIVEAGKASMGQDLSAVDLVNVQMFAQRVMDLSEYRKKLYEYLVTKMNDIAPNLASLIGEVVGARLISHAGSLTNLAKCPSSTLQILGAEKALFRALKTRGNTPKYGLIFHSSFIGRASARNKGRMARYLANKCSIASRIDCFAEKNTTIFGEKLREQVEERLDFYDKGVAPRKNIDVMKAAIESTENNVITTFSNADTEMKEAATDTSGKKSKKKKSKSEIAVDGEPMSADKVAATNGDASEEPKSEKRKKKKDKRKLDEEPAEDLNGVSGVDAHEDGTAKKKKKQKKTAEDNDEDVQAKSEKKKKKKSKSEDGDE; translated from the exons ATGGCTCTGTATTTGTTGTACGAGACGGCTTCTGGTTACTCTCTGTTTTTGGCTCATGGTCTCGACCAAATCGGGCAAAACACTGAGGCTGTTCGAAGCTCCATTTCCGATATGAACCGCTTCGGTAAAGTCGTTCAGCTCACGGCCTTTCACCCATTCGAGTCCGCTCTCGATGCTCTTAATCAGTGCAACTCTGTTTCTGAAG GGCTTATGACCAATGAATTGAGGAACTTTTTGGAGCTTAATCTCCCAAAAGTTAAGGAAGGAAAGAAGGCAAAATTTAGTTTGGGAGTATCCGAGCCTAAGATTGGGTCCCATATATTTGAGGAGACTAAGATTCCTTGTCAAAGCAATGAGTTTGTTCTTGAACTTCTTCGTGGTGTGCGTCTGCATTTTGATAGGTTCATTAAGGACTTAAAG CCTGGTGACTTAGAAAAAGCTCAGCTTGGTTTGGGGCACAGTTACAGCAGAGCAAAGGTGAAATTCAATGTCAACCGAGTTGACAATATGGTTATTCAAGCAATTTTTCTTCTGGATACTCTTGACAAGGATatcaattccttctccatGCGTGTGAG GGAGTGGTACTCATGGCATTTCCCTGAATTAGTCAAGATTGTCAATGACAACTATCTCTATGCCCGAGTTGTAAAACTTATAGAGGACAAGTCAAAGTTGACTGATGACATGGTCCCGGCTTTAACAGACATACTTGGGGATGAAGACAAGGCCAAGGAGATTGTGGAGGCTGGCAAAGCATCAATGG GACAGGATTTGTCTGCAGTTGACTTAGTTAATGTCCAGATGTTTGCTCAAAGGGTGATGGACCTCTCTGAGTACAGGAAGAAACTTTATGAGTATCTGGTTACTAAAATGAATGATATTGCACCCAATTTGGCCTCCTTGATTGGTGAAGTTGTTGGGGCTCGGTTGATTTCTCATGCTGGTAGTCTCACAAATCTGGCTAAGTGTCCATCTTCTACCCTTCAGATCCTTGGTGCTGAGAAAGCACTCTTCAG agCATTAAAAACTCGAGGAAACACACCAAAGTATGGTCTGATTTTCCACTCATCTTTCATTGGTCGAGCTTCTGCCCGGAACAAGGGCCGTATGGCTCGATACCTTGCAAACAAGTGTTCTATTGCATCTCGCATTGACTGTTTTGCAG AAAAAAACACTACCATTTTTGGGGAGAAACTTCGTGAACAAGTTGAAGAGCGGCTGGACTTTTACGATAAGGGAGTTGCACCTCGTAAAAACATTGATGTGATGAAAGCTGCAATTGAAAGCACTGAAAACAATG TTATAACTACTTTCTCAAATGCAGATACAGAGATGAAAGAAGCAGCAACAGATACTTCGGGaaagaaaagcaagaaaaagaaatcgaAATCTGAGATTGCGGTGGATGGTGAACCTATGTCTGCGGATAAAGTTGCTGCTACAAATGGAGATGCTTCAGAGGAACCTAAATCCgagaaaaggaagaaaaagaaggataAGCGAAAATTAGATGAGGAGCCAGCAGAGGATTTGAATGGAGTCAGTGGTGTTGATGCTCATGAAGATGGAACAgccaagaagaagaagaagcagaagAAGACGGCCGAGGATAACGACGAGGATGTGCAAGCCAAAAgcgagaagaaaaagaaaaagaagtcaaAAAGCGAAGATGGTGACGAGTAA